Proteins encoded by one window of Microbaculum marinisediminis:
- the fdh3B gene encoding formate dehydrogenase FDH3 subunit beta, whose amino-acid sequence MARMKFLCDAERCIECNACVTACKNENEIPWGINRRRVVTINDGKPGERSISVACMHCSDAPCMAVCPVDCFYQTDEGVVLHSKDLCIGCGYCFYACPFGAPQYPQVGNFGSRGKMDKCTFCAGGPEEDTSDAEFQKYGRNRLAEGKLPLCAEMCSTKALLAGDGDIVSGIYRERIVARGFGSGAWGWGTAYEQKTGG is encoded by the coding sequence ATGGCACGTATGAAATTCCTCTGCGACGCCGAACGCTGCATCGAATGCAACGCCTGCGTCACGGCCTGTAAGAACGAGAACGAGATCCCGTGGGGCATCAACCGGCGCCGCGTCGTCACCATCAATGACGGCAAGCCGGGCGAACGCTCGATCTCGGTGGCCTGCATGCACTGTTCGGACGCGCCCTGCATGGCCGTCTGCCCGGTCGACTGCTTCTACCAGACCGACGAGGGGGTGGTCCTTCACTCCAAGGACCTGTGCATCGGCTGCGGCTATTGCTTCTACGCGTGCCCCTTCGGCGCGCCGCAATATCCGCAGGTCGGCAACTTCGGCTCGCGCGGCAAGATGGACAAGTGCACCTTCTGCGCCGGCGGTCCCGAAGAGGACACCTCCGACGCGGAGTTCCAGAAGTACGGCCGCAACCGCCTGGCGGAGGGCAAGCTGCCGCTCTGCGCCGAGATGTGCTCCACCAAGGCTCTGCTCGCCGGCGACGGCGACATCGTGTCGGGCATCTATCGCGAGCGCATCGTCGCCCGCGGCTTCGGCTCGGGCGCCTGGGGCTGGGGCACGGCCTACGAGCAGAAAACCGGCGGCTGA
- a CDS encoding DUF6494 family protein, producing the protein MDEERFNMSLRKFLKQVGVTSQREIETVVREGKAGGGKLKVRVVLTAEGTDLNHVVDGEIDLS; encoded by the coding sequence ATGGACGAAGAACGCTTCAACATGTCGCTCAGGAAGTTCCTCAAGCAGGTCGGCGTGACCTCGCAGCGCGAGATCGAGACCGTCGTGCGTGAGGGCAAGGCGGGCGGCGGCAAGCTCAAGGTCCGCGTCGTTCTCACCGCCGAGGGCACGGATCTCAACCACGTCGTCGACGGCGAGATCGACCTGTCCTGA
- a CDS encoding S1C family serine protease has protein sequence MTSVVSVLPLLPAREVRSEEPEGSGVVIGDGRHVLTARHVVDGATAIHVRTAAGDIVAATLVGGDPLTDLAVLAVDDALPALAFAGDAALGEDVCAIGNAFGLGLTVACGVVSGVHMAGVGFNPIEDFVQTDAAINPGVSGGALVDEEGRLVGLVSAIFTKTSDANIGVNFAVAAPLAGHVAEAILEAGAFHPPRTGARLAPWPAPGETGRMAARVFSLEPGSPADRAGLREGDQIVRVGDRRIRGPADYISAVARIDAPAELAVEAVRDGETINVVLRLMAEADIKN, from the coding sequence ATGACGTCGGTGGTGAGCGTGCTGCCGCTGCTGCCGGCCAGGGAGGTGCGCAGCGAGGAGCCGGAGGGCAGCGGCGTGGTGATCGGCGATGGCCGCCACGTGCTGACGGCCCGGCACGTCGTCGACGGTGCCACCGCGATTCATGTGCGCACGGCCGCCGGCGACATCGTCGCGGCGACGCTGGTGGGCGGTGACCCGCTCACCGATCTCGCGGTGCTGGCGGTCGACGATGCGTTGCCGGCGCTCGCCTTCGCTGGCGACGCGGCCCTCGGCGAAGACGTCTGCGCGATCGGAAACGCCTTCGGCCTCGGCCTGACCGTTGCCTGCGGTGTCGTTTCGGGCGTTCACATGGCCGGCGTCGGCTTCAACCCGATCGAGGATTTCGTGCAGACCGACGCCGCGATCAATCCGGGCGTCTCCGGCGGTGCCCTGGTCGACGAGGAGGGCCGTCTGGTCGGCCTGGTCTCGGCGATCTTCACCAAGACCTCGGACGCCAATATCGGCGTGAATTTCGCCGTGGCCGCGCCGCTGGCCGGCCATGTCGCCGAGGCGATCCTGGAAGCCGGCGCCTTCCATCCGCCGCGCACCGGCGCCCGGCTCGCGCCCTGGCCGGCGCCCGGCGAGACCGGGCGGATGGCGGCGCGGGTGTTCTCGCTCGAACCCGGGTCGCCGGCCGACAGGGCCGGGCTGCGGGAAGGCGACCAGATCGTGCGCGTCGGCGATCGTCGCATTCGCGGGCCGGCGGACTATATCAGCGCGGTAGCGCGGATCGACGCGCCGGCAGAGCTGGCGGTGGAGGCCGTAAGGGACGGAGAAACGATCAATGTCGTTCTCCGCCTGATGGCCGAAGCGGACATCAAGAACTAG
- a CDS encoding formate dehydrogenase subunit gamma → MRLLKTVSRRLCRVGLAVAMTLVLAAPLSVAVDGTAFAQESPQQLRENPTGGQVPGNTLGGTSDTEFWRAIRGGAQGTVSIPDKNAGTLVQSEGETWRALRNGPLSTWGAWGLLGMIVLLALFFLIRGRIRIEHGWAGRTIVRFGEFERMGHWLLAVSFIILGLTGLNVLYGRYVLLPVIGPEAFGALTHWGKLAHNYVAFAFMLGLAYIFVMWVANNIPNRYDVIWLLKGGGLFSKHSHPPAKKFNAGQKILFWLVILGGVSISLSGIALMFPFQTSLFAKTFAFLNVFGAGLPTDLTALQEMQLAQLWHAIMALVLIIAILGHIYIGTIGMEGAFDAMGSGDVDLNWAKEHHSIWVEELEAAERSRTGGAAAEPAE, encoded by the coding sequence ATGCGTCTCCTGAAAACCGTTTCCCGTCGCCTCTGCCGCGTGGGTCTCGCCGTGGCGATGACGCTCGTTCTGGCGGCGCCGCTGTCCGTCGCGGTCGATGGCACGGCGTTCGCCCAGGAAAGCCCGCAGCAACTGCGTGAGAACCCGACCGGCGGCCAGGTTCCCGGCAATACGCTGGGCGGGACCTCGGACACCGAATTCTGGCGCGCCATTCGTGGCGGCGCGCAGGGCACCGTGTCCATTCCCGACAAGAACGCGGGGACGCTGGTCCAGTCGGAAGGCGAGACCTGGCGGGCGCTCCGCAACGGGCCGCTGTCGACCTGGGGCGCCTGGGGCCTGCTCGGCATGATCGTGCTGCTTGCGCTGTTCTTCCTCATTCGCGGCCGCATCCGCATCGAGCACGGCTGGGCCGGGCGGACGATCGTGCGGTTCGGCGAGTTCGAGCGCATGGGCCACTGGCTGCTCGCCGTGTCCTTCATCATTCTGGGCCTGACGGGCCTGAATGTCCTCTACGGCCGGTATGTCCTGCTGCCGGTAATCGGACCGGAGGCCTTCGGCGCGCTCACCCATTGGGGCAAGCTGGCGCACAACTATGTCGCGTTCGCCTTCATGCTCGGCCTCGCCTACATCTTCGTCATGTGGGTCGCCAACAACATTCCCAACCGCTACGACGTCATTTGGCTCCTGAAGGGCGGGGGGCTGTTTTCCAAGCACTCGCATCCGCCGGCGAAGAAGTTCAATGCCGGCCAGAAGATCCTGTTCTGGCTGGTGATCCTGGGCGGCGTTTCGATCAGCCTGTCGGGCATCGCGTTGATGTTCCCGTTCCAGACCAGCCTGTTCGCCAAGACGTTCGCCTTCCTGAACGTCTTCGGCGCCGGCCTGCCCACCGATCTGACGGCGCTGCAGGAAATGCAGCTCGCCCAGCTCTGGCACGCCATCATGGCCCTGGTTCTGATCATCGCAATCCTCGGGCATATCTACATCGGCACCATAGGCATGGAAGGCGCCTTCGATGCGATGGGCTCCGGCGACGTCGATCTCAACTGGGCCAAGGAGCATCATTCGATCTGGGTAGAGGAGCTGGAGGCGGCCGAGCGGTCCCGGACGGGCGGCGCCGCAGCGGAACCGGCGGAATAG
- a CDS encoding biotin/lipoate--protein ligase family protein, which produces MSLPDPVFPPLLTGHAVTAPDRAFETAVAGAARGSLGAADLVWARDTSRLDCALVLEPDVDRARAAEMVFVAMVAFGDSFGAIAPPEIGLTYRWPMALCVNGARAGHVRAAMSAQDDADGHPHWMVVGLTLDIRRNHRDGEPGDAPDRTDLVEEGCAELTRTDLLESYARHLLTWIHTWQTDGFRPVHDLLLFRAEGYREPVRLEHAGEVQEGRFIGLDDRGNLLLETGEGTRMLDTQAAIEAVAPAGRGV; this is translated from the coding sequence ATGAGCCTGCCAGACCCGGTATTCCCGCCGCTGTTGACCGGCCACGCCGTTACCGCACCCGACCGCGCCTTCGAGACCGCGGTTGCCGGGGCGGCGCGCGGCAGCCTGGGCGCCGCCGATCTGGTGTGGGCGCGCGATACCTCCCGGCTCGACTGTGCCTTGGTGCTGGAGCCGGATGTCGACCGCGCCCGCGCCGCCGAGATGGTGTTCGTCGCCATGGTCGCCTTCGGCGACAGCTTCGGCGCCATCGCCCCGCCCGAAATCGGACTGACCTATCGCTGGCCGATGGCGCTTTGCGTCAACGGCGCCCGGGCCGGACATGTGCGCGCGGCAATGTCGGCGCAGGACGATGCGGACGGGCACCCGCACTGGATGGTGGTGGGCCTGACCCTCGACATTCGCCGCAATCACCGCGACGGCGAACCGGGAGACGCACCGGACCGGACCGACCTCGTCGAGGAAGGCTGCGCCGAGCTGACCCGCACCGATCTGCTGGAATCCTATGCCCGGCACCTCCTGACCTGGATCCATACCTGGCAGACCGACGGCTTCCGGCCCGTCCACGACCTTCTCCTGTTCCGCGCCGAGGGGTATCGTGAGCCGGTCAGGCTGGAGCATGCCGGCGAAGTCCAGGAAGGCCGGTTCATCGGCCTCGACGATCGCGGCAACCTGCTCCTGGAGACGGGGGAGGGGACGCGCATGCTCGATACGCAGGCGGCGATAGAGGCCGTCGCACCGGCTGGACGAGGCGTATGA
- a CDS encoding c-type cytochrome, with the protein MTSSLEVRAAVAAALFVCLTGGPAAAWPDRLEGHGGPVRGLAISSERSEVLSASFDYAILHRGLANGDSPVLHRLIGHEAAVNDVAFVPARPLAVSASDDGSVGVWNLDSGELVTRFMGTGDKVLDVAVSGDGRVAAAAIWDHTARVYDLDTMTERAVMRGHSGNVNAVALAGEGNILYTGSYDGTVRQWNARSGAQLRTILKHGWGVNVVRVLPDETHLLYGAQDGAYGIVDIAEGKVVSEFAPFAGPVLAAAFDVERGIAAIGSANGQMRIYRMDDWTQINEYSTAFGPIWAIDFTPDGTAVYRAGLDDFVSLVHLEPGAPLDIAQTDYPRRFQLKKDLDVGERQFARKCSVCHTLTPDDANRAGPTLHGVFGRKVGALPDYPYSEALRNSDIIWTEETISELFDAGPDVVLPGTKMPVQRLRNDEERAALVAFLKRATGGEQGND; encoded by the coding sequence GTGACCTCCAGCCTCGAGGTGCGGGCAGCCGTTGCGGCGGCGCTTTTCGTGTGCCTGACCGGCGGGCCGGCGGCGGCGTGGCCGGACAGGTTGGAAGGGCATGGCGGGCCGGTGCGCGGCCTTGCCATATCGTCCGAGCGAAGCGAAGTGCTGTCCGCCTCCTTCGACTACGCGATCCTCCACCGGGGGCTGGCGAACGGGGATTCGCCGGTCCTCCATCGGCTGATCGGCCACGAGGCCGCCGTCAACGATGTCGCCTTCGTCCCGGCCCGTCCGCTTGCCGTTTCCGCCAGCGATGACGGCAGTGTCGGTGTCTGGAATCTCGATAGCGGCGAGCTTGTCACCCGCTTCATGGGCACCGGCGACAAGGTTCTCGACGTGGCCGTCAGCGGCGATGGCCGGGTCGCCGCCGCCGCCATCTGGGACCACACCGCCCGCGTCTACGATCTCGACACCATGACAGAGCGCGCCGTCATGCGCGGTCACTCCGGCAACGTCAACGCCGTCGCCCTGGCCGGCGAGGGCAATATCCTCTACACCGGCTCCTATGACGGCACCGTGCGCCAATGGAACGCCCGGTCCGGCGCGCAGCTTCGCACGATCCTGAAGCACGGCTGGGGCGTGAACGTCGTCCGCGTCCTCCCCGACGAGACCCATCTTCTCTACGGCGCCCAGGACGGCGCCTACGGCATCGTCGACATCGCCGAGGGCAAGGTTGTCTCGGAATTCGCCCCCTTCGCCGGCCCGGTGCTGGCCGCGGCGTTCGACGTGGAACGCGGGATCGCGGCGATCGGCAGCGCCAACGGGCAGATGCGCATCTACCGCATGGACGACTGGACGCAGATCAACGAATACTCGACGGCCTTCGGGCCGATCTGGGCCATCGATTTCACCCCGGATGGAACCGCGGTCTACCGCGCCGGCCTCGACGACTTCGTGTCGCTCGTGCATCTGGAGCCCGGTGCGCCTCTGGATATCGCGCAAACCGACTATCCGCGCCGTTTCCAGCTCAAGAAGGACCTGGACGTCGGCGAACGCCAGTTCGCGCGCAAGTGCAGCGTCTGTCATACCCTGACGCCCGATGACGCCAACCGCGCCGGGCCGACGCTTCACGGCGTCTTCGGCCGCAAGGTCGGCGCGCTGCCGGACTACCCCTATTCGGAAGCGCTCAGGAACTCGGATATCATCTGGACCGAGGAGACCATCAGCGAGCTCTTCGATGCCGGCCCGGACGTGGTGTTGCCCGGAACCAAGATGCCGGTGCAGCGCCTGCGCAACGACGAGGAGCGCGCGGCACTGGTTGCGTTCCTGAAGCGTGCCACCGGGGGCGAGCAGGGGAACGATTGA